One genomic window of Solanum dulcamara chromosome 10, daSolDulc1.2, whole genome shotgun sequence includes the following:
- the LOC129869880 gene encoding LEAF RUST 10 DISEASE-RESISTANCE LOCUS RECEPTOR-LIKE PROTEIN KINASE-like 2.3, which translates to MDQLEGFLAEEKEDHVCQLKKSLCGLKQSLRQWYKRFDAFMTTHGFSRSAFDSCVYYKKMSSNSMIYLLLYVDDMLIAANNITEINILKKLLSKEFDMKDLEAAKKIFGMEISRENGILHLSQKRYIKKFEDGVEHQSKIPYASTIGSIMYAMVCTHPDIAQFVSVKKGEDYKIVKAFLKNHGSLVSRKYSYSEVKKMTEYFKNKLDQGGYGFVYKGKLHNGSLVAVKVLKESKGRGEEFINEVASISRTSHINIVSLVGFCFEGQDRALIYDFMPNGSLEKFIFDAKSGTNRQLGWKTLYNILLGIARGLEYLHH; encoded by the exons ATGGATCAGCTTGAAGGTTTCCTAGCTGAGGAAAAAGAAGATCATGTATGTCAACTGAAGAAGTCTTTGTGTGGTTTGAAGCAATCCCTTAGACAGTGGTACAAAAGGTTTGATGCATTTATGACTACACATGGATTCTCGAGGAGTGCATTTGATAGCTGTGTGTATTACAAGAAAATGTCTAGTAACTCTATGATTTATTtactgttgtatgttgatgatatgcttATTGCTGCTAACAACATCacagagataaatattttgaagaaactgTTGAGCAAGGAATTTGACATGAAGGATTTGGAAGCTGCAAAGAAAATTTTTGGAATGGAGATTTCAAGAGAAAATGGTATTTTACATCTTTCTCAGAAGAGGTACATCAAAAAG TTTGAGGATGGGGTGGAGCATCAGTCAAAAATTCCTTATGCTAGCACAATTGGTAGCATTATGTATGCTATGGTGTGCACACATCCAGATATTGCTCAATTTGTAAGTGTG AAAAAAGGAGAGGATTACAAAATTGTAAAAGCCTTCTTGAAGAACCATGGATCACTCGTGTCAAGGAAGTACAGTTATTCTGAAGTTAAAAAGATGACAGagtatttcaaaaataaacttgatcAAGGTGGCTATGGTTTTGTGTACAAGGGAAAGTTACATAATGGGAGTCTTGTGGCAGTCAAGGTCTTAAAGGAATCGAAGGGCAGGGGAGAAGAGTTTATCAATGAGGTGGCGAGTATCAGTAGGACTTCTCACATTAATATTGtatcacttgtgggattttGTTTTGAGGGTCAAGACAGAGCTCTCATATATGATTTCATGCCCAATGGGTCCCTTGAGAAGTTCATTTTCGATGCAAAATCTGGGACAAATCGTCAACTAGGATGGAAAACATTGTACAACATTTTGCTTGGCATTGCTAGAGGATTGGAGTATCTGCATCACTAA